Proteins encoded in a region of the Vitis riparia cultivar Riparia Gloire de Montpellier isolate 1030 chromosome 7, EGFV_Vit.rip_1.0, whole genome shotgun sequence genome:
- the LOC117918178 gene encoding uncharacterized protein LOC117918178 produces MSTKLKPPPRRFSTLGASNKRKERDGFDAHEIPKIPKFITPQAATVTASPKSLEPASHNRLLAGYLAHEFLTKGTVFGEKCPSARAEAKPVPAELKKGRGGAELKMEALKRYVAVSDLLKTEGAHIPA; encoded by the coding sequence ATGAGTACAAAGCTGAAACCACCACCTCGTCGATTCTCGACGCTCGGCGCGTCAAATAAGCGAAAAGAGAGGGACGGTTTTGACGCCCATGAAATTCCTAAAATACCCAAGTTCATAACTCCCCAAGCCGCCACCGTCACCGCCTCCCCAAAATCCCTGGAGCCGGCTTCGCACAATAGGCTCTTAGCTGGATACCTGGCCCACGAGTTCCTCACTAAGGGAACTGTTTTCGGCGAAAAATGTCCTTCGGCTAGAGCCGAGGCTAAGCCTGTACCAGCGGAGTTGAAGAAGGGTAGGGGAGGAGCCGAGCTGAAAATGGAGGCTTTAAAGAGATACGTGGCAGTATCAGATTTGCTAAAAACGGAAGGGGCCCATATCCCGGCATAA